In Xanthomonas campestris pv. phormiicola, the DNA window CGATTCCGGCGCACGCACGGACAGCCTGCAGCGCCTACACAACGCATGGCAACAGCGACAACGACAGAGGCATGGGCGGCTCCGGAATACGGAAACGCCAGGGGTCACGCTCGGGGTCCTCGCGGATCGGGCTTGCGTACTGCGGGAGTGTCTTGCCAGCGCCGGTGCGGCGCTGGCGAACGATCCCGTCCTGAGCGGACGGGACCCATCCGGGACGAACCCGGGCCTTGGCGGTCCTGTCAGCTCAACAGCTGCAGCGTCGGTCTAGGATGACTGTCCAAGGAAGTGGCCTCTGGCCGGGAACGGTGGGCGCGAAGTATAGCCAGCAACCGCGGCACCGCAACAGCGTCTCGCGGGCAGCTGCAACACGCGTTCACTGACCAGCAAGCACCAGCCGCGGCAGCGTCGCTGGCGCCTGGCTCTGGCGCGCGCGCAACCACGCCGCCAGTTCGCGCGGCGGCAGCGGCCGCGAGTGCAGATAGCCCTGGATCTCGTCGCAGCCCTGCTCGCGCAGCAGCGCCTCTTCCTGCACCGTCTCCACGCCCTCGGCCACCACCTGCATGCCCAGCGCATGGCCGAGTTGCACGATCGCCTGGGTGACCTTGGCGGTGCCGCTGTCGGTGAGCATGTCCTGCACGAAGCTGCGGTCGATCTTCAACCGCTGCACCGGAAAGCGGTTGAGGTAATGCAGGTTGGAGAAGCCGGTGCCGAAGTCGTCCACCGCCAGCAGCACGCCTTCCTGCTCGAACAGTTCGAAGCAGCGGCGCAGCGACTCGGTGTCGCGGATCAGCGCCGATTCGGTCAACTCCAGCTCCAGCCGCTTCGGCGACCAGCCGTTGCGCTGGCACAGCTCGATCACCCGCTCGGCGAAGCCGCGGTCGCGCAGCTGCATCGCCGAGACGTTGACCGACACGCGGTCGAAGCTCAACCCCGCCGCGTCCCAGGCCGCGGCCTGGCGGCAGGCCTCGTTGATCACCCAGTCGCCCAGGCGCACGATCTCGCCGCATTCCTCGGCGATGGGGATGAACTCGGCCGGATTGCAATGGCCGTGGCCGGGGCGGTGCCAACGCAGCAGCGCCTCCACCGCCGGCGCGCGTTCGCCGGCCGCGTGCACCAGCGGCTGGTACACCAGCGAGAATTCCTCGCGGTCCAGCGCGCCATGCAGCGCATGCTCGATCTCCAGGCGCCGCTGCGCGCGCAGCAGCACGTCCTGGCTGTAGTAGTGGCAGGTGTTGCGTCCGGATTCCTTGGCCGCGTACATCGCCGCATCGGCGGCGCGCAGCAGGCTGTCGAAGTCGCGGCGCCCGTCCTCCATCAAGGCAATGCCGATGCTGGCGCCGATCTTGATCACGTTCTCGCCGTTGTGCAGCGGCTCGGCCAGCGCCGCGATCAGCTTGCGCGCCACATGGCCGGCATCGCCCGGCTCGGCCAGGTCGCGCAGCACCACCAGGAACTCGTCGCCGCTGAAGCGCCCGAACAGGTCGCTGGTGCGCAATTGCTGGTGCATGCGCGTGGCCGCCAGCTTCAGCAGCGCATCGCCGGTGGCGTGGCCGAAGGAATCGTTGATGCTCTTGAACCCGTCCAGGTCGACGAACAGCATCGCCAGGGTGCTGCCGCGCTGCACCGCGTCGTGCATCGCCGCTTCCGCCTGCTCGCGCAGCAGTTGCCGGTTCGGCAGGCCGGTCAACAGGTCGTAGTGGGCCAGCAGTTCGATGCGCTCGCTGGCCTCGCGTTCGCGGCTGATGTCGCGGAACAGCACCACGAAACGCGGCGGCAGGCCGTCGCGGTCGTCCAGTTCGATCAGCACCTGCACCCATACCCGGTGCCCGGAAGGCCGGTGGAAGCACAGGTCCAGCTGCTCGGGCAGGCCGCCGTGGGCGATCCGCGCCAGCGCCGTTTCGAACGCGTCGCGCGAGTCCAGGGTGTACAGCGCCAGCGCCTGGTCCAGGTCGATGTTTTCCTTGCGCAGGCCGTGGATGCGGTAGCACTCCTCGGTCCATTGCATGCGCCGGGTGCCGACCTCGATCTCGCAGCCGCCGATCTTGCCCAGCGCGGAGACGCGGTTGAGCAGTTCGGTGCGCCAGCGGATCAGCGCGTCGGTCTGGCGCTGCTCGGTGATGTTCTGCACCTGGCCGAGCACGCGCTGGACGGCGCCGTCCGCTTCCAGCTGCGGTTGTGCCCACACCCGCAGGTGCAGCGGCGCCTCGCTGCCGCGTACCAGCTCCACCTCGAAATTGGCCTGCTTGCCGTCGCGCTGCATGCGCCGCCAGGTGGAGATCACCTGCGCCGCCGACTCGCGGCTGAGCAGGCGCAGCCAGCCGCGGCTGCTCGGCACCTGATCCTCGGCCAGGCCGGTCACGCGCAGGAACTCGCGCGACCACCAGATCCGGTTCTGCAGCGGATCCCACGACCAGCTGCCCATGCTGGTCATGCGCTGCGCCTCGCGCAGCAGGGTCTGCTGGTCGCGCAGGCGCTGCTCCAGCAGCTTCTGTTCGTGGATGTCGGTATGCGTGCCGACCATGCGCAGCGGGCTGCCGTCGGCGGTGCGGGCGACGATGCGGCCGCGGTCCAGGATCCAGCGCCACTGGCCGTCCTGCTGGCGCAGCCTGAATTCGCACACATAGGTCGCGTTGCGACCTTCGAAATGGGCGCGGATCGCCTCGCGCAGGCGCGCCTGGTCGTCATTGTGGACCAACGGCAGCAGCGCGTTGAGTCCGTAGTCCGGCGCGTTGCCTTCGTAGCCGAGCATCTGCTTCCAGCGCTCGGAACGGAAGATCCTGTCGCTGGGGATGTCCCAGTCCCACAGGCCGTGTTCGGCGCTGTCCAGGGCGATCTCCCAGCGCGTGGCGCCGTCGCTGCCGACCGGCTCGGGCACGCTCAGGGTATACGCCAACAGCGCGCCGGCGTCGTCGCGCACCGCCCGCAGCCACCCGTCCAGGCGCCGCCCGGCGGTGCCGGGCAGCGCGCAGGCGAGCATGCTTTCGCCGTTGAGCAGGCGCTCGCGCACGTCGCGCATCAGCTCGGCATAGGCCTCCACCGTACGCGGCAGCTCCAGCGCCTGCGCGGCCCGGTTCGCGGCCAGCGGCCGCCCTTCGGCGTCCAACAGGACAACGGCCGAGGTGAGCGGATGCTGCAGCAAGCTTGCGATGACGCCTTGATCCACGCCGAGGTGCTCCGTTTCTGCCGCGCTGGTGCTGGCGGACGAAGGTGATAACGGCACCTGGCGGCATTAATTGAGCGCCCGGCCGGCCGCGGCGCCGGCCGCGGTGGGCCGCAACGGGCGCTTGCCGGTAAGATGGCGGCGGACAAATACCGCCGCATCAGGCTGTCGGGCATGCAACCACAACGCGATCCTTCCCCGACCTCCCCGTCCTCGGGCATGCGTCTGGCGCAGCGGCTGGACCGGGGGATCTGGCGAACCGCGCTGTCTTACCTGCTGGTCGGCCTGGTCTGGTCGCTGGGCAGCGATCTGCTGCTGGTTCGATTCGTAGACGACACGCATACGCTGGCCACGCTGCAACTGGTCAACGATGCGGTGTTCCTGCTGTTGACCGCCATCGCCCTGTACTGCCTGCTGCGCCCGCTGGTGCGCGGCGCGGTGCAGGTGCACGCGCAGCTGGCGCTGTCCGAGGCCGGCTACCGGCAGATGTTCCAGGCCAATCCCAGCCCGATGCTGGTCTACGATCCGGAAACGCTGCGGGTGGTGGACGTCAATCCGGCCGCGATCGCCTTTTTCGGCTGGCCGCACGACATCTTCATCGGGCTGGACCTGGGCCGGCTGTGGCCGGCAGGCGCCGCCGAACGCATGAGCGAAGTGATCCAGGCGATCCGCGACACGCCGTCCAAGGTCTGCGTGGTGGCCGAGCCGCTGTGCCTGCGCGACGGCAGCCAGCGCATGGCCGAGGCGCGCAGCACCGGCCTGGACTACCGCGGCCGCAGCGCGCGGCTGGTGGTGATCAGCGACCGCAGCGCCGAGCACGAGGCGCAGCAGCGCCGCGACCAGGCGTTGCTGCGGCTGGAGGAGGCGCAGGCGATCGCCCGTCTCGGCTCCTGGCAACTGGACCCGGCCAGCGGCCTGGGCCGCTATTCCGACCAGGTCTACCGGATGCTCGGCCGGCGCGCGCCGGAGCAGCCGCGCCAGCATCGCCTGGAAGAACTGCTGGTGCCCGCCGACCTGGCGTCGCAGGCGCGCATCCAGCGCATGCTCGAAGACCTGTGCGGCGCCGCGCCGGTGCAGCTGGACATGCTGCTGCCGGTGCTGGCCGCCGACGGCCAGGCGCGGATGCTGCACCTGCGCGCCGAATCGGCCAACGACGACGACGGCGCGGCCTGCGTGCGCGGCACCCTGCAGGACGTGACCGAGCACGAACGTTCGCGGCGCCTGCTGCACGAACGCGAGGAACAGTTCCGCGAACTGGTGCGGGTGCTGCCCGACGGGGTGGCGATCCTGCACCAGGAACACGTGCTGTACGCCAACGCCGCCTGCGCCGGGCAATTCGGCTACGAGGGCGAGAACCTGCTCGGCGAGCCGCTGCAGGGCCTGGTCTATCCCAGCGACCTGCAGCAGGTGCGCGAGCAGATGCGCGATGCCGGCGACAAGGGCGAGCGCGGCGCCGCCGCGCGCATGCGCCGCCGCGATGGCTCGCTGTTCCACGCCGGGCTGTCGTTCGGCAAGGTGCGCTACAGCGGCCGCGACTGCAAGCTGCTGATCGTGCGCGACCTCAGCGAGCCCGAGCGCATGCGCGACGCGCTGGCGCTGAGCAACCGCGAACTGCAGGCGATGGCGCGGCGGCTGTTCTCGCTGCAGGAGGACGAGCGCCGCGCGATCTCGCGCGACCTGCACGACGACATCGGCCAGGCGATCACCGCGATGAAGCTGTCCGCGCACGCGGCGCTGGACGAAGCCGATGCCGAGCGCCGCCGCGAAGACCTCGACGAGATCGTGCAGCTCGCCGACAGCAGCATCACCAAGCTGCGCAACCTGTCCACCCTGCTGCGTCCGCCGCAACTGGACGCGCTCGGCCTGGAGGCGGCGCTGCGCTGGCAGGCCGGCATGCTGTTCCGCGCCTCGCCGGTGCGCCTGCAGCTGGACATCGCCACCCTGCCCGCGCGGCCCAGCGGCGAGGTCGAACAGGCCTGCTTCCGCATCGCCCAGGAGAGCCTGACCAACGCGCTGCGCCACGCCTGCGCCGGCGAGGTGCGCATGGCGCTGAGCGACGAGCAGCACCGGCAGCTGCGCCTGGAGGTGGTCGACGACGGCGACGGGTTCGATCCGACCGGGCCGCGCGGCCTGGGCCTGATCGTGATGCGCGAGCGCGCGCAGAGCGCAGGCGGTACCCTGCAGATCGACACCGCGCCCGGTGCCGGCACGCGGGTGACGCTGTGCCTGCCCTACACGACCGCGGCGACGCCAACGCACCCACCTGGACCCTGAAACGATGTGGAATCCCGCTGTCCCCGTGCCGCCAGACGACGAACTCCCGTCGCGCCTGGGCGCAGGCCACCCGGCGTTGACCGGCATGATCGCCGAGGCGCTGGCCGGCGGACCGGGAGTGATGCTGCTGCACATCGACATCGACCACTTCGCTTCGATCAACGAGAACATGAGCGCGGAAGTGGGCGACCACGCGCTGGCGCTGCTGGCGCAGCGGCTGCAGGCGCATCTGCGCGGGCGCGGCCTGCTGTGGCGCCACGGCAGCGACGAACTGGTCATGGCGGTGCCGCGCACCGCCGACGTGCCGCCGCCGGAGGCTTTCGCCGAAGAGGTGCGGCAGCAGATCGAACTGCCGCTGTCGGTGCTGCCGTACACCTTGTTCATGACCGGCAAGATCGGCGTGAGCCTGTGCCCGGAACACTCCACGCGGCTGTCCACGCTGCTCGACTACGCCGAGGACGCGGTCTACCAGGCCGCGCGCGAAGGCGGCAACATGGTGCGCCTGTACGCGGCCGACGGCCCGCCCAGCGCGCACAGCGAGAGCATCATCTCGCGGCAGATCGTCGATGCGATCCCCAACGGCGAGCTGCGCCTGCGCTACCAGCCGATGGTCAGCGCCCGCGACGGCCGCGTGGTCGGTATGGAATCGCTGCTGCGCTGGCAGTCGCCGACGCTGGGCATCCTGGTGCCGGAACGGTTCATGCGTACCGCCGAGCGGCTGGGCGTGATCGTGCAGATCGGCACCTGGGTGATGGAGGGCGCGCTGCGCCAGGCGCGGCTGTGGCGCGACCAGGGCTTCGACGACTTCACCATCGCGGTCAACGTCTCCACCCTGCAGCTGCTGCGCCCGACCTTCTTCAACGAAGTGATGTCGGCGCTGCAGGCCGCCGGCGTGCCGCCGCAGATGATGGTGCTGGAGATCAACGAAAGCGCGCTGACCAACAACGTCAACTTCGTCCACGAGACCCTGGCCAACCTGTGCCGCGAAGGCATCAGCCTGAGCCTGGACAACTTCGGCACCGGCGATTCCAGCCTCAGCGCGCTGGTGCGCTATCCGGTGGACAAGCTGAAGATCGACCGCAGCTTCATCAAGAGCGCGCCGGCCGGCAACCGCGAGGCGGCGATCGCCCGCGCCATCATCGCCATGGGCCACCAGCTGGGCATGGTGGTGATCGCCAACGGCGTCGAATCGCAGGCGCAGCTGGGCTTCCTGCGCCGCAACGACTGCGACATCTTCCAGGGCTACCTGTTCGGCGAGCCGATGTCGGCCGAGGCCGCGGGCATGGCGTTGCGCCGGCGTTACCTGCGCCCGGAGTCGTTCACCGAGACCCGCCCGGACCGCACCCTGCTGCTGCTCGACGACGAGGAAAACGTGCTGCGCTCGCTGGTGCGCCTGTTCCGCCGCGACGGCTACCGCATCCTCGCCGCCGGCAACGTGCGCGACGCCTTCGACCTGCTGGCCACCAACGACGTGCAGGTGATCCTGTCCGACCAGCGCATGTCCGACATGAGCGGCACCGAGTTCCTGGGCCGGGTGAAGATGCTCTACCCCGACACCATCCGCCTGGTGCTGTCCGGCTACACCGACCTGGCCACCGTCACCGACGCGATCAACCGCGGCGCGATCTACCGCTTCCTGACCAAGCCCTGGAACGACGACGAACTGCGCGAACACATCCGCCAGGCGTTCCGCACGCATGACGAACAGCGGCGGGATGGGCAGATGTGAGGTTGAGCCGGGACCGGGGACCCGGGACTCGGGACCCGGAAAGTCAAAAGCAACGGCGAAAAGCGGTGCCGATCCTGCGCTTTTTTGCGAGTCCCGGGTCCCCAGTCCCGAGTCCCGGCTTCACTTCGGCTGTCGCACCGGAATCACGATCCGGAACGTGGAGCCCTCGCCGACGCTGCTGCTCACGTCGATGCGGCCGTGGTGCTTGTTGATGATGCCGTAGGAGATCGACAGGCCCAGGCCGGTGCCGCTGCCGACCGGCTTGGTGGTGAAGAACGGGTCGAAGATGCGCTGCAGCAGGTCCGCCGGAATGCCGGCGCCGGAGTCCTTGAACTCGATCCACACCTCCTCGCCGTCCTGGCCGGTGCTGACCACGATGGTACCGCGCTCGCCGATCGCCTGGCCGGCGTTGAGCAGCAGGTTCATGTACACCTGGTTGAGCTCGGACGGCAGGCACTCGACCAGCGGCAGGTTGCCGTAGTGGCGGTCCAGGGTGACCTTGTACTTGAGCTCGTTCCAGATGATGTTGATCGTGGACTCGAGCCCGGAATGCAGGTCCACCAGCTTCCACGATTCCTCGCGGCCTGAGTACGAGAAGTCCTTCAG includes these proteins:
- a CDS encoding EAL domain-containing protein, whose translation is MDQGVIASLLQHPLTSAVVLLDAEGRPLAANRAAQALELPRTVEAYAELMRDVRERLLNGESMLACALPGTAGRRLDGWLRAVRDDAGALLAYTLSVPEPVGSDGATRWEIALDSAEHGLWDWDIPSDRIFRSERWKQMLGYEGNAPDYGLNALLPLVHNDDQARLREAIRAHFEGRNATYVCEFRLRQQDGQWRWILDRGRIVARTADGSPLRMVGTHTDIHEQKLLEQRLRDQQTLLREAQRMTSMGSWSWDPLQNRIWWSREFLRVTGLAEDQVPSSRGWLRLLSRESAAQVISTWRRMQRDGKQANFEVELVRGSEAPLHLRVWAQPQLEADGAVQRVLGQVQNITEQRQTDALIRWRTELLNRVSALGKIGGCEIEVGTRRMQWTEECYRIHGLRKENIDLDQALALYTLDSRDAFETALARIAHGGLPEQLDLCFHRPSGHRVWVQVLIELDDRDGLPPRFVVLFRDISREREASERIELLAHYDLLTGLPNRQLLREQAEAAMHDAVQRGSTLAMLFVDLDGFKSINDSFGHATGDALLKLAATRMHQQLRTSDLFGRFSGDEFLVVLRDLAEPGDAGHVARKLIAALAEPLHNGENVIKIGASIGIALMEDGRRDFDSLLRAADAAMYAAKESGRNTCHYYSQDVLLRAQRRLEIEHALHGALDREEFSLVYQPLVHAAGERAPAVEALLRWHRPGHGHCNPAEFIPIAEECGEIVRLGDWVINEACRQAAAWDAAGLSFDRVSVNVSAMQLRDRGFAERVIELCQRNGWSPKRLELELTESALIRDTESLRRCFELFEQEGVLLAVDDFGTGFSNLHYLNRFPVQRLKIDRSFVQDMLTDSGTAKVTQAIVQLGHALGMQVVAEGVETVQEEALLREQGCDEIQGYLHSRPLPPRELAAWLRARQSQAPATLPRLVLAGQ
- a CDS encoding PAS domain S-box protein; translated protein: MQPQRDPSPTSPSSGMRLAQRLDRGIWRTALSYLLVGLVWSLGSDLLLVRFVDDTHTLATLQLVNDAVFLLLTAIALYCLLRPLVRGAVQVHAQLALSEAGYRQMFQANPSPMLVYDPETLRVVDVNPAAIAFFGWPHDIFIGLDLGRLWPAGAAERMSEVIQAIRDTPSKVCVVAEPLCLRDGSQRMAEARSTGLDYRGRSARLVVISDRSAEHEAQQRRDQALLRLEEAQAIARLGSWQLDPASGLGRYSDQVYRMLGRRAPEQPRQHRLEELLVPADLASQARIQRMLEDLCGAAPVQLDMLLPVLAADGQARMLHLRAESANDDDGAACVRGTLQDVTEHERSRRLLHEREEQFRELVRVLPDGVAILHQEHVLYANAACAGQFGYEGENLLGEPLQGLVYPSDLQQVREQMRDAGDKGERGAAARMRRRDGSLFHAGLSFGKVRYSGRDCKLLIVRDLSEPERMRDALALSNRELQAMARRLFSLQEDERRAISRDLHDDIGQAITAMKLSAHAALDEADAERRREDLDEIVQLADSSITKLRNLSTLLRPPQLDALGLEAALRWQAGMLFRASPVRLQLDIATLPARPSGEVEQACFRIAQESLTNALRHACAGEVRMALSDEQHRQLRLEVVDDGDGFDPTGPRGLGLIVMRERAQSAGGTLQIDTAPGAGTRVTLCLPYTTAATPTHPPGP
- a CDS encoding EAL domain-containing protein encodes the protein MWNPAVPVPPDDELPSRLGAGHPALTGMIAEALAGGPGVMLLHIDIDHFASINENMSAEVGDHALALLAQRLQAHLRGRGLLWRHGSDELVMAVPRTADVPPPEAFAEEVRQQIELPLSVLPYTLFMTGKIGVSLCPEHSTRLSTLLDYAEDAVYQAAREGGNMVRLYAADGPPSAHSESIISRQIVDAIPNGELRLRYQPMVSARDGRVVGMESLLRWQSPTLGILVPERFMRTAERLGVIVQIGTWVMEGALRQARLWRDQGFDDFTIAVNVSTLQLLRPTFFNEVMSALQAAGVPPQMMVLEINESALTNNVNFVHETLANLCREGISLSLDNFGTGDSSLSALVRYPVDKLKIDRSFIKSAPAGNREAAIARAIIAMGHQLGMVVIANGVESQAQLGFLRRNDCDIFQGYLFGEPMSAEAAGMALRRRYLRPESFTETRPDRTLLLLDDEENVLRSLVRLFRRDGYRILAAGNVRDAFDLLATNDVQVILSDQRMSDMSGTEFLGRVKMLYPDTIRLVLSGYTDLATVTDAINRGAIYRFLTKPWNDDELREHIRQAFRTHDEQRRDGQM